In a genomic window of Halalkalibacillus sediminis:
- a CDS encoding ABC transporter ATP-binding protein produces the protein MIRKQLAEPFRYEKIDLNEAEHVQDERAKPRVRDWKGTIKRIWSLLMKDNKILLFVFMMVVISSGLAILGPYMIGSSIDRFIDNQNVEGLSKTLWALFFIYLFYSLAIFLQNFFMVGIAQNTVFDLRSQLFNQLHQLPISFFDKRQFGEIMSRITNDVDNVSNTLNQSVIQIFSSILTLLGTVAVMIYLSPILALVTMSIIPMMVFGMKWITKRTGPLFKIQQKRLGDLNGYVEETVSGQRIVKTFSQEDRVKSEFHQRNDRVMRSSYWASVFSGFIPKLMNMLNSFSFAIIAFIGGILVIQGSVTVGTIVIFTELARQFTRPLNELSNQFNQLLSAVAGAERVFDIIDEDSEELDESEAIEIDEPKGEMEFKDVTFSYDEDEVVLKGVSFKANAGNTIAFVGHTGAGKTTIINLISRFYNYDSGQILLDGTEIKNIKRASLRKHMAFVLQDAFLFQGTIRENIRYGRLDATDEEVVEAGKNANAHSFIMKMPDQYDTLLSTDGSGISQGQMQLLTIARAILADPKILVLDEATSSIDTVTEVKIQEALGRLMEGRTSFVIAHRLNTIQSADQIIMLEHGKIIEQGSHDVLIKQKGRYADLYQSQLRTSS, from the coding sequence ATGATCAGAAAGCAGCTCGCTGAACCGTTCCGTTACGAAAAAATTGACCTGAACGAAGCCGAACATGTCCAGGATGAACGTGCCAAACCTCGCGTGCGAGATTGGAAAGGGACCATCAAACGTATTTGGAGTTTGTTGATGAAAGATAACAAAATCCTGCTGTTCGTATTTATGATGGTTGTAATCAGTTCAGGGCTCGCAATACTGGGTCCTTACATGATTGGTTCATCTATTGACCGCTTCATCGACAATCAAAATGTCGAAGGACTAAGTAAGACGTTATGGGCACTGTTTTTCATATATCTCTTTTACTCACTAGCGATTTTTCTTCAAAACTTTTTTATGGTGGGAATTGCTCAGAACACTGTTTTCGACCTGAGATCTCAACTGTTCAACCAACTACATCAATTGCCGATTTCATTTTTTGATAAAAGACAATTCGGCGAAATCATGAGTAGGATTACCAATGATGTAGATAATGTCAGTAATACGTTGAATCAATCAGTAATCCAGATCTTCTCAAGTATCTTGACACTGCTTGGGACGGTCGCAGTAATGATTTATTTGAGTCCAATTCTGGCACTTGTTACGATGTCGATCATTCCAATGATGGTGTTCGGCATGAAATGGATTACGAAGCGTACCGGACCCCTTTTCAAAATCCAACAGAAAAGGTTAGGAGATTTGAACGGGTATGTAGAAGAAACGGTTTCAGGACAAAGGATCGTGAAAACTTTCTCCCAAGAAGATCGTGTGAAAAGTGAATTCCATCAACGTAACGACCGTGTTATGAGGTCGAGCTATTGGGCGTCTGTCTTTTCAGGTTTCATTCCTAAGCTGATGAATATGCTGAACTCTTTCAGTTTCGCAATCATCGCTTTTATCGGTGGTATTCTCGTAATTCAGGGGTCTGTCACAGTGGGTACGATCGTTATTTTCACTGAGCTTGCCCGACAGTTTACACGCCCACTCAACGAATTATCCAATCAATTCAACCAGCTACTATCAGCAGTAGCCGGGGCTGAACGCGTCTTTGATATTATTGATGAAGACAGCGAGGAACTAGACGAATCAGAGGCCATAGAGATTGATGAACCAAAAGGTGAAATGGAGTTTAAGGACGTCACATTTTCTTATGACGAAGATGAAGTTGTTTTGAAAGGTGTATCTTTCAAGGCTAATGCCGGAAATACTATCGCATTCGTCGGGCACACAGGCGCAGGAAAAACAACAATCATCAACTTGATTTCCCGCTTCTACAATTATGATAGCGGACAAATCCTGCTAGACGGAACCGAAATCAAAAATATTAAGCGTGCTAGCTTAAGAAAACATATGGCTTTCGTATTACAGGATGCATTTTTATTCCAAGGAACAATCCGAGAAAATATCCGCTATGGCCGACTGGATGCAACAGATGAGGAAGTGGTCGAGGCAGGCAAAAATGCTAATGCTCACTCATTCATCATGAAAATGCCCGACCAATACGACACGTTACTAAGCACGGACGGAAGTGGGATTAGTCAAGGACAAATGCAATTGCTGACAATTGCCAGAGCGATTTTAGCTGATCCAAAAATTTTAGTGCTAGATGAAGCAACAAGCAGTATCGACACTGTTACAGAGGTGAAGATCCAAGAGGCTCTAGGACGACTAATGGAAGGACGCACAAGCTTTGTCATCGCACACCGACTCAACACGATCCAAAGTGCTGATCAAATCATCATGCTCGAGCATGGTAAAATCATTGAACAAGGTTCTCACGATGTGTTGATCAAACAAAAAGGACGCTACGCAGACTTATATCAGAGTCAATTACGAACAAGCAGTTAA
- a CDS encoding GntP family permease: MEGFGLVLVIIASVLLVIGLTAKLNLHPFLSLIIAAFALGIVAGLPLSDVVAAVNDGFGGLMGGIGLVIVFGTIIGVLLEKTGAAYRMAEVVLRIVGQKRPQLAMSVIGSIVSIPVFCDSGYVILSSLKKALAKRAKVAVASMAIALSTGLFATHTLVPPTPGPIAAAGNIGAEQYLGTIILIGIVVAIPTIMAGYFWAIKVGTKIKVEGEDEWDFDYDEVVSEFGQMPSTGKAFAPILVPILLIGLGSVVTFAGWEGLFFDILLFLGAPVVALLVGVIFAFALVPKFNKETMNDWVGIGIKEAAPILLITGAGGAFGTVISSTNISGFIEGFASNSFLTGALFLLVPFLIAAALKTAQGSSTTALVITSTLVAPLLTDVGIDGALPLALVVMAVGAGAMVVSHINDSYFWVVKEFSGMSVTQAYKAQTGGTLVQGLVAITVSILLWVVLV; this comes from the coding sequence ATGGAAGGTTTTGGCTTAGTACTAGTAATCATTGCGTCAGTTCTACTGGTCATCGGTTTAACGGCGAAATTGAATTTGCATCCATTTTTATCACTCATAATTGCGGCGTTCGCATTAGGAATCGTAGCTGGGTTACCGTTAAGTGACGTTGTTGCAGCGGTCAACGACGGATTCGGTGGCTTGATGGGTGGCATCGGACTGGTGATCGTATTCGGTACGATCATTGGGGTCTTATTAGAAAAGACAGGAGCTGCTTATCGTATGGCAGAGGTCGTCCTGAGAATAGTAGGACAGAAACGTCCCCAGCTAGCGATGAGTGTCATCGGCAGTATTGTAAGTATCCCTGTGTTTTGTGATTCAGGATATGTCATCTTATCATCCTTGAAAAAGGCGTTGGCGAAACGTGCAAAAGTGGCAGTAGCTTCAATGGCGATTGCTTTGTCGACTGGACTATTTGCGACTCACACGCTAGTTCCTCCGACACCTGGTCCGATTGCGGCCGCAGGAAACATTGGTGCTGAACAGTATTTAGGAACCATCATTCTAATCGGTATTGTCGTAGCGATCCCGACAATTATGGCAGGTTATTTCTGGGCGATCAAAGTCGGTACGAAAATTAAAGTCGAAGGTGAAGACGAGTGGGATTTTGATTATGACGAAGTTGTTAGTGAATTCGGTCAAATGCCTTCAACTGGAAAGGCTTTTGCGCCTATTCTTGTTCCGATCCTGCTTATTGGATTAGGTTCAGTCGTAACATTCGCGGGATGGGAAGGACTATTTTTTGACATTCTATTATTCTTAGGCGCACCAGTTGTCGCATTGTTAGTGGGTGTAATTTTCGCCTTTGCCCTAGTTCCTAAATTCAATAAAGAAACGATGAATGACTGGGTAGGAATAGGAATTAAAGAGGCAGCTCCAATCTTGCTGATCACAGGTGCAGGTGGTGCCTTTGGAACGGTCATTTCTTCTACGAATATTTCAGGATTTATAGAAGGTTTCGCAAGTAACTCCTTCTTGACAGGTGCTTTATTCTTACTTGTACCATTCCTGATTGCAGCAGCTTTGAAAACGGCTCAAGGTTCTTCAACGACAGCACTAGTCATTACATCAACACTAGTCGCTCCGTTATTGACTGACGTAGGAATCGATGGTGCTCTACCATTGGCTCTAGTTGTCATGGCAGTCGGTGCAGGTGCAATGGTGGTTTCTCATATCAATGACAGCTACTTCTGGGTCGTAAAAGAATTTAGTGGTATGTCTGTAACACAGGCATACAAAGCTCAAACAGGCGGTACACTCGTACAAGGTTTAGTTGCGATCACTGTTTCTATCCTGCTCTGGGTAGTTCTTGTATAG
- a CDS encoding DUF3298 and DUF4163 domain-containing protein produces MNIYRMFLVTLLISLALGQLYLWYTESDEQSMPVFTEEVVKANATEYEEIRIQPLHKQAKTYELNFQVPVFKDENLTNFFEKQVQTMKTQFLTAIKMYDQVSAERRGSLYITTDIYEGGEGLYSIVIDEESYTGGANVNQRTKVFLVDMKSKELVDRSKIFKDPNQARDVLLPLVEEGLVKQYEGYVLEDELNKWLSQEGYDFSNLYVRDGAFVFKFNKYEVLAGAAGMPEVVIPISEVKDLIDDEWLKRFQSE; encoded by the coding sequence ATGAATATATATAGAATGTTTCTAGTAACATTGCTGATCAGTCTTGCTTTAGGACAACTGTATCTTTGGTATACGGAAAGTGATGAACAAAGTATGCCTGTTTTCACAGAAGAGGTGGTAAAAGCAAATGCAACAGAATATGAAGAAATAAGAATCCAACCACTTCATAAGCAGGCAAAGACTTATGAACTGAATTTTCAGGTTCCTGTATTTAAAGATGAAAACCTTACGAACTTTTTCGAAAAGCAAGTTCAGACAATGAAAACTCAATTTTTAACAGCGATTAAAATGTATGATCAAGTTAGTGCTGAGCGTAGAGGGAGTCTATACATCACCACTGACATTTATGAGGGTGGAGAAGGTCTGTATTCAATTGTTATTGATGAAGAAAGTTACACAGGCGGAGCAAATGTAAACCAAAGAACAAAAGTCTTTTTGGTAGATATGAAGAGTAAAGAGCTAGTCGATCGGTCGAAAATTTTCAAAGATCCTAATCAAGCAAGGGATGTACTTTTACCATTGGTGGAAGAAGGTCTAGTTAAGCAATATGAAGGGTACGTACTGGAAGATGAATTAAATAAGTGGTTGAGTCAGGAGGGCTATGACTTCTCAAACCTCTACGTACGAGACGGTGCCTTTGTTTTCAAGTTCAATAAATATGAAGTTTTAGCTGGAGCTGCAGGCATGCCTGAAGTCGTCATTCCAATTTCCGAAGTAAAAGATTTAATAGACGATGAGTGGCTAAAAAGATTTCAAAGTGAATAG
- a CDS encoding CdaR family transcriptional regulator, giving the protein MRLTKDLAKAVIRRLADDIEFPINIMDDSGMIVASSDPKRVGSIHFGAKRALEKQKEIIVTEENNDEYANSKPGANVPIVLHDEIIGVVGITGNPSRTTLIANVVKATVEILIEQNLNERQYFYQEQRLQNWLSHLLHPSTVDIEEVREESKQVINFDEDQSYQILLFVCEHENLVIDEVKHFMTKYFPSHLFATIAQKHEIIVALPMQIKEEQLDPFINSLAIQQVIIGDFRSGLKGIRQSYFTAKKTSEIKQQSAINTKGKVIFSENHRLEILISYLDYESIDLLYPYEDRQLTDLSPIYLNTFLAYVENNLQINRTSKMLHIHRNTLNYRLEMVKKKTGLDPRNTKDLMTLWMLIHQN; this is encoded by the coding sequence GGCTGATGACATAGAGTTTCCGATAAATATTATGGACGATAGCGGAATGATTGTAGCAAGTTCAGACCCTAAGAGAGTTGGAAGTATCCATTTCGGTGCTAAGCGTGCACTAGAGAAACAAAAAGAAATCATCGTTACAGAGGAAAACAATGACGAATACGCGAATTCAAAGCCTGGAGCGAATGTACCGATTGTATTGCATGATGAGATAATCGGAGTAGTTGGAATTACAGGTAACCCTTCGCGCACGACATTAATCGCAAATGTGGTCAAGGCCACAGTTGAAATATTAATTGAACAAAACTTGAATGAACGACAGTATTTTTATCAAGAACAGAGGCTACAGAATTGGCTCTCACACTTATTACATCCTTCAACGGTAGATATAGAGGAAGTGAGGGAAGAATCGAAGCAAGTGATTAATTTCGATGAGGATCAATCATATCAAATACTTCTATTCGTCTGTGAACACGAAAACCTTGTCATAGATGAAGTGAAACATTTCATGACCAAATACTTTCCTTCACACCTTTTTGCTACGATTGCACAAAAGCATGAAATCATCGTCGCCTTACCTATGCAAATTAAAGAAGAGCAATTGGACCCCTTCATAAACTCACTAGCTATCCAACAGGTGATTATTGGTGATTTCAGAAGTGGTTTAAAAGGAATCAGGCAATCGTACTTTACTGCTAAGAAGACATCTGAGATTAAACAACAATCGGCAATAAATACTAAGGGTAAGGTTATATTTTCTGAAAACCACAGGTTAGAAATATTGATATCTTATTTGGATTATGAATCAATTGACCTTCTTTACCCATATGAAGATAGACAACTGACTGACTTGTCACCAATCTATCTAAATACATTTCTTGCGTATGTCGAAAATAATTTGCAGATCAACCGGACGTCCAAGATGCTTCATATTCATAGAAATACTCTGAATTATCGTTTGGAAATGGTTAAGAAAAAGACTGGCTTGGACCCTCGCAACACTAAGGATTTGATGACTTTATGGATGCTCATTCATCAGAATTGA
- a CDS encoding glycerate kinase codes for MITICPDSFKGSISAKKAAQVMEKACKQVLPVEEVVTKPMADGGEGTVDALIFATKSKRFHKEVTGPFGEKVQALYGWNDATKTAYIEIAEVAGLVSIPVEKRDPMKTTSYGLGELIIHALDNKAERVIVGLGGSATNDGGLGMLQALGAKFFSQQKLIGRGFGEDLLNVEEADLSGLDRRLQHTEISVATDVTNPLCGPEGASYIFGPQKGASSNEIAQLDDALNKFAEMVEKKSGHEYSNAAGSGAAGGLGFALLVAGGKLVSGAELVSEIIKLEEEIMKSELVLTGEGQSDRQTLFGKAPGYVAGLANKHDVPVVVISGGIDDEDQELNKHFSGVFSIMERPMSVEESMERAEELLFNQTVRVLQFYKYLKN; via the coding sequence ATGATTACGATTTGCCCGGACTCCTTCAAGGGAAGTATTTCGGCAAAGAAAGCAGCTCAGGTGATGGAAAAGGCATGTAAACAAGTGCTCCCTGTAGAAGAAGTCGTCACAAAGCCTATGGCTGATGGCGGGGAGGGTACTGTAGATGCCTTGATTTTTGCAACAAAAAGTAAGCGTTTTCATAAAGAAGTAACCGGGCCATTCGGGGAAAAAGTTCAAGCTTTGTATGGGTGGAATGACGCAACGAAGACGGCCTATATAGAAATTGCTGAAGTTGCAGGCTTGGTTTCAATACCTGTTGAAAAGCGCGACCCAATGAAAACTACTTCATATGGGTTAGGTGAATTAATCATTCACGCTTTAGACAATAAAGCTGAAAGAGTCATCGTCGGACTTGGAGGGAGTGCAACCAACGATGGTGGGCTAGGAATGCTTCAAGCTTTAGGCGCAAAGTTCTTTTCGCAACAAAAGCTAATTGGAAGAGGGTTTGGTGAAGATCTGTTGAACGTCGAAGAAGCTGATTTGTCTGGGTTAGACCGACGTTTACAACACACTGAAATATCTGTTGCTACTGATGTAACGAATCCGTTATGTGGGCCAGAAGGAGCTAGTTACATATTCGGTCCACAAAAGGGCGCTTCTTCAAATGAAATTGCCCAGCTCGATGATGCTCTGAATAAATTCGCTGAAATGGTTGAAAAGAAATCTGGTCATGAATACAGTAATGCGGCAGGTTCGGGAGCGGCAGGAGGCCTAGGTTTTGCTTTACTGGTTGCCGGTGGAAAACTGGTATCTGGAGCAGAACTGGTTAGTGAAATCATTAAATTAGAAGAAGAAATTATGAAAAGTGAATTGGTTTTGACGGGTGAAGGACAGTCGGACCGACAAACATTGTTTGGGAAAGCTCCGGGATATGTCGCAGGACTCGCTAACAAACATGATGTTCCTGTGGTAGTGATATCCGGTGGAATAGATGATGAAGATCAAGAATTGAATAAACATTTTTCTGGAGTGTTTTCGATTATGGAGCGTCCTATGTCTGTAGAAGAAAGCATGGAACGAGCGGAGGAATTACTTTTTAATCAAACAGTTAGAGTACTTCAGTTCTACAAATATTTAAAGAATTAA